Proteins from one Planctomyces sp. SH-PL62 genomic window:
- a CDS encoding alkaline phosphatase family protein: MLRFLGLAALALATVGRASADSDRHVVVISLDGFPAWYLDDPEVSLPVIRGLRDAGASTAEGMHVSNPSVTWPNHTTLMTGVRPEKHGVLYNGVPKRTAGAPTVVDPRKTQQELVRVPLLFDIIKPNGLTSAAVNWPCTAGSESLDSNWPDVPNALEHTTPRLKDELVKAGLTEKFERGGGGGRDEAWTEAAAMLIRERKPNLLALHLLELDSTHHQHGPNTPQGRAVAGKLDALVGKVVQAIDDAGLRDKTTVFVLADHGFIANSKTLRPNAILRKEGLLTMDGDKVASARAFVVPEGGIGMVYLTDPATRDEDRKTVRRLFEGAEGVAAVIDPEDFPRYGLPKPEDHSGMADVIIAAKEGYGVGGAVNGDAFVQEHSQKGTHGYLSTEPNMNALFVVSGAGIKPGAKLPTVENVDVAPTVAHLLGAPLEDATGRVLSEFLSESK; the protein is encoded by the coding sequence ATGTTGCGATTCTTGGGCCTCGCGGCCTTGGCGCTGGCGACGGTCGGCCGGGCTTCGGCCGATTCCGACCGCCACGTCGTGGTCATCTCGCTGGACGGCTTCCCGGCGTGGTACCTGGACGACCCCGAGGTCTCGCTGCCGGTGATCCGCGGTCTCCGCGACGCCGGAGCCTCGACGGCCGAGGGGATGCACGTCTCCAATCCGTCGGTGACCTGGCCCAACCACACGACCCTGATGACGGGCGTCCGGCCTGAGAAGCACGGGGTCCTCTACAACGGCGTCCCCAAGCGGACGGCGGGCGCCCCCACAGTCGTCGATCCCCGGAAGACGCAGCAGGAACTGGTCCGCGTCCCCCTGCTGTTCGACATCATCAAGCCCAACGGGTTGACCTCGGCCGCCGTCAACTGGCCGTGCACCGCGGGTTCGGAGAGCCTCGACTCCAACTGGCCGGACGTGCCCAACGCCCTTGAGCACACCACGCCCCGGCTCAAGGATGAACTGGTGAAGGCCGGCCTGACCGAGAAGTTCGAGCGCGGCGGCGGCGGGGGCCGCGATGAAGCCTGGACCGAAGCCGCCGCCATGCTGATCCGCGAGCGCAAGCCCAACCTCCTGGCCTTGCACCTCCTCGAACTCGATTCGACCCACCACCAGCACGGGCCGAACACGCCCCAGGGCCGCGCCGTGGCAGGCAAGCTCGACGCCCTGGTCGGCAAGGTCGTGCAGGCGATCGACGACGCCGGGCTCCGCGACAAGACCACGGTGTTCGTCCTCGCCGACCACGGCTTCATCGCCAACTCGAAGACCCTCCGCCCCAACGCCATCCTCCGCAAGGAAGGGCTGCTGACCATGGACGGCGACAAGGTCGCCTCGGCTCGGGCCTTCGTCGTCCCCGAGGGGGGCATCGGCATGGTCTACCTGACCGACCCGGCCACCAGGGACGAGGACCGCAAGACCGTCCGCCGGCTGTTCGAAGGCGCCGAGGGCGTCGCGGCCGTGATCGACCCCGAGGACTTCCCCCGCTACGGGCTGCCGAAGCCCGAAGACCATTCGGGGATGGCCGACGTGATCATCGCCGCGAAGGAAGGCTACGGAGTCGGCGGCGCGGTCAATGGCGACGCGTTCGTCCAGGAGCACTCCCAGAAGGGGACCCACGGCTACCTCTCGACCGAGCCCAACATGAACGCCCTGTTCGTCGTCTCGGGCGCGGGGATCAAGCCCGGCGCGAAGCTGCCGACCGTCGAGAACGTCGACGTCGCCCCCACCGTCGCCCACCTGCTGGGCGCCCCGCTGGAGGACGCGACCGGCCGCGTGCTGTCCGAGTTCCTCTCCGAATCGAAGTAA